The proteins below are encoded in one region of Buttiauxella gaviniae:
- the acnA gene encoding aconitate hydratase AcnA, translating into MSLTLREASKDTLQALNKTYHYYSLPLAAKELGDISRLPKSLKVLLENLLRWQDEDSVTQDDIHALAGWLKDAHADREIAYRPARVLMQDFTGVPAVVDLAAMREAVKRLGGDVAKVNPLSPVDLVIDHSVTVDHFGDDDAFEENVRLEMERNHERYVFLRWGQQAFSRFSVVPPGTGICHQVNLEYLGKAVWSEMQGDELVAYPDTLVGTDSHTTMINGLGVLGWGVGGIEAEAAMLGQPVSMLIPDVVGFKLDGKLREGITATDLVLTVTQMLRKHGVVGKFVEFYGDGLDSLPLADRATIANMAPEYGATCGFFPIDAVTLDYMRLSGRTEDQVALVEAYAKAQGMWRNTGDAPVFTSTLTLDMNEVEASLAGPKRPQDRVALGDVPKAFNASNELEVNTSHKDRAPVDYTMGGLEYQLPDGAVVISAITSCTNTSNPSVLMAAGLLAKKAVTLGLKRQPWVKASLAPGSKVVSDYLAKARLTPYLDELGFNLVGYGCTTCIGNSGPLPDPIEQAIKKGDLTVGAVLSGNRNFEGRIHPLVKTNWLASPPLVVAYALAGNMNVNLVTDPLGHDPKGDPVYLKDIWPSNQEVARAVAQVSTEMFHKEYAEVFEGTPEWRSIEVDRSDTYGWQSDSTYIRLSPFFDDMEATPKPVQDIHGARVLAMLGDSVTTDHISPAGNIKPDSPAGRYLQNHGVERKDFNSYGSRRGNHEVMMRGTFANIRIRNEMVPGVEGGMTRFLPGDEAISIYDAAMRYKEKGIPLAVFAGKEYGSGSSRDWAAKGPRLLGVRVVIAESFERIHRSNLIGMGILPLEFPEGVTRKTLGLTGEEFIDISGLNDLKPGATVPVSLTFADGRKEVVECRCRIDTGNELTYFKNDGILHYVIRNMLK; encoded by the coding sequence ATGTCGTTAACCCTACGCGAGGCCAGTAAGGACACGCTGCAGGCGCTGAATAAAACCTATCACTATTACAGTTTGCCGCTGGCCGCAAAGGAACTTGGGGATATCAGTCGCTTACCCAAGTCATTAAAAGTTTTACTGGAAAACCTGCTGCGTTGGCAGGATGAAGACTCCGTTACCCAGGATGATATCCATGCGTTAGCCGGTTGGCTGAAAGATGCGCATGCCGACCGCGAAATTGCCTATCGACCGGCGCGTGTCCTGATGCAAGATTTTACCGGCGTGCCTGCGGTGGTTGATTTAGCCGCCATGCGCGAAGCCGTAAAACGCCTTGGTGGCGATGTCGCTAAAGTTAATCCACTTTCTCCGGTCGACCTGGTTATTGACCACTCGGTCACTGTCGATCACTTTGGTGATGATGACGCTTTTGAAGAAAACGTTCGCCTGGAAATGGAACGCAACCACGAGCGCTATGTTTTTTTGCGCTGGGGCCAGCAGGCTTTCAGCCGTTTTAGCGTCGTACCGCCGGGGACGGGAATTTGCCACCAGGTAAACCTTGAGTATCTCGGTAAAGCGGTATGGAGCGAAATGCAGGGCGATGAGCTAGTAGCTTATCCTGACACGCTGGTAGGCACGGATTCCCACACCACGATGATCAACGGCCTTGGTGTTCTGGGCTGGGGCGTGGGCGGAATCGAAGCGGAAGCGGCCATGTTAGGCCAGCCCGTATCGATGCTGATCCCAGATGTCGTTGGGTTTAAGCTCGATGGCAAACTGCGTGAAGGCATTACCGCGACAGACCTCGTACTCACCGTCACGCAAATGCTGCGTAAACATGGCGTTGTCGGCAAGTTTGTTGAGTTTTATGGCGATGGCCTGGATTCACTGCCTCTTGCCGATCGCGCAACCATTGCCAATATGGCACCGGAGTATGGCGCGACCTGCGGTTTCTTCCCGATTGATGCGGTAACGCTTGATTATATGCGCCTGAGTGGGCGCACCGAAGATCAAGTTGCTCTCGTTGAAGCCTATGCGAAAGCGCAGGGCATGTGGCGCAACACCGGTGACGCCCCCGTATTTACCAGCACATTGACGCTGGATATGAATGAGGTTGAAGCGAGCCTGGCCGGGCCAAAACGTCCTCAGGATCGCGTTGCATTAGGTGATGTGCCGAAAGCCTTTAACGCCAGCAATGAACTGGAAGTGAACACCTCTCATAAAGATCGCGCTCCGGTCGATTACACCATGGGAGGGCTCGAATACCAGTTGCCTGACGGTGCCGTCGTCATCTCTGCAATTACTTCTTGTACCAATACTTCAAACCCAAGTGTTCTCATGGCCGCAGGTCTGCTGGCTAAAAAAGCGGTGACGCTTGGTCTGAAACGCCAACCGTGGGTGAAAGCGTCTTTGGCACCCGGTTCAAAAGTGGTGTCGGATTATCTGGCTAAGGCACGATTAACACCGTATCTCGACGAGTTAGGTTTTAACCTGGTCGGTTATGGTTGTACGACCTGTATTGGTAACTCAGGCCCGCTGCCCGATCCTATCGAACAGGCCATCAAAAAAGGCGATCTGACGGTCGGGGCAGTGCTCTCGGGTAACCGTAACTTCGAAGGGCGAATACATCCGCTGGTGAAGACCAACTGGCTGGCATCGCCGCCGCTGGTTGTCGCTTATGCTCTGGCGGGGAATATGAACGTAAATCTGGTTACCGATCCTCTTGGTCACGACCCTAAAGGCGATCCGGTTTATCTGAAAGATATTTGGCCGAGCAACCAAGAAGTTGCCCGGGCTGTGGCGCAGGTTTCAACGGAGATGTTCCACAAAGAGTACGCTGAAGTCTTTGAAGGGACGCCGGAATGGCGCAGCATCGAAGTCGATCGTTCAGATACTTACGGCTGGCAAAGTGACTCCACCTATATCCGCCTGTCGCCATTCTTTGATGATATGGAGGCCACACCTAAACCGGTCCAGGATATTCACGGAGCCCGTGTGCTGGCGATGCTGGGCGATTCAGTTACCACGGACCATATCTCTCCGGCAGGGAATATCAAACCTGACAGCCCGGCGGGCCGCTATCTGCAAAACCATGGCGTGGAGCGCAAAGACTTCAACTCTTATGGTTCGCGCCGTGGTAACCACGAAGTAATGATGCGCGGTACGTTTGCCAATATTCGTATCCGCAATGAAATGGTGCCGGGTGTAGAAGGCGGCATGACGCGTTTTCTGCCAGGCGATGAAGCCATCTCTATTTATGACGCCGCGATGCGCTATAAAGAGAAGGGCATTCCGTTGGCGGTCTTTGCCGGGAAAGAGTATGGCTCAGGTTCCAGCCGTGACTGGGCGGCAAAAGGGCCACGTCTGCTTGGGGTACGGGTGGTTATTGCTGAATCATTCGAACGTATTCACCGCTCAAACCTGATTGGCATGGGCATTTTGCCGCTGGAATTCCCTGAAGGCGTGACCCGCAAGACGCTAGGGCTGACCGGTGAGGAGTTTATCGATATAAGTGGGCTGAACGACCTTAAACCGGGGGCAACGGTTCCGGTGTCATTGACCTTTGCTGATGGTAGAAAAGAGGTGGTGGAATGCCGCTGCCGAATTGATACCGGCAATGAGCTGACGTACTTCAAAAATGATGGCATCTTGCATTATGTGATTCGCAACATGCTCAAGTAG
- the ribA gene encoding GTP cyclohydrolase II, translated as MQLKRVAEAKLPTPWGDFLMVGFEELATGQDHVALVFGDISGSDSVLARVHSECLTGDALFSLRCDCGFQLEAALSQIAEEGCGVLLYHRQEGRNIGLLNKIRAYALQDKGYDTVEANHQLGFAADERDFTLCADMFKLLGVDAVRLLTNNPRKVEILSEAGINIVERVPLIVGRNPKNAHYLDTKAAKMGHLLSKD; from the coding sequence ATGCAGCTTAAACGTGTGGCAGAAGCCAAACTGCCAACCCCATGGGGCGATTTCCTTATGGTGGGCTTTGAAGAACTGGCAACCGGGCAAGATCACGTTGCTCTGGTTTTTGGTGATATTAGCGGAAGCGATTCTGTTTTGGCGCGTGTTCATTCAGAATGTCTAACGGGCGATGCCCTGTTCAGCCTGCGCTGCGACTGTGGTTTCCAGCTCGAAGCTGCTCTGTCTCAGATTGCCGAAGAAGGGTGCGGTGTATTGTTATATCACCGCCAGGAAGGCCGCAATATTGGTTTGCTCAATAAAATCCGCGCTTATGCATTGCAGGATAAGGGCTACGATACGGTCGAAGCGAACCATCAGCTTGGGTTTGCAGCCGATGAGCGCGACTTCACCCTGTGTGCCGATATGTTTAAATTATTGGGCGTTGACGCCGTGCGTCTGCTGACCAATAACCCGCGCAAAGTAGAAATTCTTAGCGAAGCGGGAATTAATATCGTTGAGCGCGTGCCACTCATCGTGGGGCGCAATCCGAAGAACGCCCATTATCTGGATACCAAAGCCGCGAAGATGGGGCATTTGCTGTCTAAAGATTAA
- the pgpB gene encoding phosphatidylglycerophosphatase B: protein MRTIAKRTTMGAGILLIMPLSVWTSGWQWAPDGHSAWLKMMYWVTETVTQPWGIITHVLLCGWFLWCLRFRLKAALMLFAILGAAILIGQGVKSVIKDKVQEPRPFVVWLEKTQHIPTDEFYNLKRNQRSELVKSQLEAQPTVPTWLRKHWQKETGFAFPSGHTMFAASWALLGVGLLWPRRRTWTIALLLVWATGVMGSRLLLGMHWPRDLVVATLISWILITLATWLAQKLCGPLSPPPQEAEEIAERDAEA from the coding sequence ATGCGGACAATAGCAAAGCGAACGACAATGGGGGCGGGAATACTGTTAATCATGCCGCTCTCGGTGTGGACCTCTGGGTGGCAGTGGGCTCCCGATGGGCACAGTGCCTGGCTTAAAATGATGTATTGGGTGACAGAAACGGTCACTCAACCCTGGGGCATCATTACGCATGTTTTGCTGTGTGGCTGGTTTTTGTGGTGCCTGAGGTTTCGCCTGAAAGCCGCATTAATGCTGTTTGCTATTCTCGGCGCGGCTATTCTTATTGGTCAGGGTGTTAAATCCGTCATTAAAGATAAAGTGCAAGAACCGCGTCCTTTTGTGGTGTGGCTTGAAAAAACGCAACATATTCCGACAGATGAGTTCTACAATTTAAAACGTAATCAGAGAAGTGAACTGGTAAAAAGCCAGCTTGAGGCACAACCTACGGTACCAACATGGCTGCGTAAGCACTGGCAGAAAGAGACGGGCTTTGCATTTCCGTCAGGTCATACCATGTTTGCTGCGAGCTGGGCACTGTTAGGTGTTGGGCTGCTATGGCCACGTCGTCGTACCTGGACAATTGCATTGTTATTGGTTTGGGCGACGGGAGTGATGGGGAGCCGTCTGCTGCTCGGCATGCACTGGCCACGAGATTTAGTCGTTGCCACTTTGATCTCCTGGATATTGATCACGCTGGCAACCTGGCTTGCGCAAAAACTGTGTGGTCCGCTATCGCCACCACCGCAAGAAGCTGAGGAAATAGCCGAACGGGATGCCGAGGCTTGA
- a CDS encoding LapA family protein — translation MKYLFIFLLVLAIFVISVTLGAQNDQVVNFNYLLAQGEYRVSTLLATLFAAGFLLGWLICGLFWLRLRVSLARADRKIKRLEQQITTGSDATTAAVPAVKE, via the coding sequence GTGAAATATTTATTCATTTTCTTACTGGTGCTAGCGATTTTTGTGATTTCTGTCACTCTGGGCGCGCAAAACGATCAGGTTGTAAATTTCAATTATTTGCTGGCGCAAGGCGAATATCGCGTCTCCACATTATTGGCGACTCTTTTTGCTGCAGGTTTTTTGTTGGGCTGGCTGATTTGTGGCCTGTTCTGGCTGCGTTTGCGCGTATCCCTTGCGCGCGCGGATCGTAAGATTAAACGCCTGGAACAACAAATCACTACGGGGTCTGACGCCACCACAGCGGCTGTACCGGCTGTGAAGGAATAA
- the lapB gene encoding lipopolysaccharide assembly protein LapB has protein sequence MLELLFLLLPIAAAYGWYMGRRSAYQDKQQEANRLSRDYVAGVNFLLSNQQDKAVDLFLDMLKEDTSTVEAHLTLGNLFRSRGEVDRAIRIHQSLMESASLTYEQRLLAVQQLGRDYMAAGLYDRAEDMFAQLIDETDFRIGALQQLLLIHQATSDWQKAIDVAERLVKLGKDKQRTEIAHFYCEQALQLMGSDDLDRAMSLLKKGAAADKNCARVSIMMGRIFMARNEYAKAVESLQRVIDQDSELVSETLEMLQTCFQQLNKPQEWEAFLKRCVEENTGAGAELMLAQILEQKEGSEVAQVYINRQLQRHPTMRVFHRLMDYHLQEAEEGRAKESLMVLRDMVGEQVRTKPRYRCQKCGFTAFTLYWHCPSCRAWSTIKPIRGLDGQ, from the coding sequence ATGCTGGAATTGTTGTTTCTGCTGTTGCCTATTGCCGCCGCTTATGGCTGGTATATGGGGCGCAGAAGCGCGTATCAAGATAAGCAACAAGAAGCTAATCGCCTGTCACGTGACTACGTAGCGGGGGTTAACTTCTTGCTTTCTAACCAGCAAGATAAAGCCGTCGATTTGTTCCTGGATATGCTCAAAGAGGATACCAGCACCGTCGAGGCGCACCTCACGCTCGGTAACCTGTTCCGCTCTCGCGGTGAAGTTGACCGCGCAATTCGCATCCATCAATCTTTAATGGAAAGTGCGTCTCTAACCTACGAGCAGCGCCTGCTGGCGGTGCAACAGTTGGGCCGTGACTATATGGCTGCAGGCTTATACGACCGCGCAGAAGATATGTTCGCGCAGTTGATTGATGAAACTGATTTTCGGATTGGCGCCCTGCAGCAATTGTTGCTCATTCACCAGGCAACCAGCGACTGGCAGAAAGCCATCGATGTTGCCGAGCGTCTGGTCAAACTTGGCAAAGACAAACAGCGTACTGAGATTGCTCATTTCTACTGTGAACAGGCGCTGCAACTCATGGGCAGCGACGATCTCGATCGGGCCATGTCTTTGCTCAAGAAGGGGGCGGCGGCGGATAAAAACTGCGCGCGCGTTTCCATTATGATGGGGCGTATCTTCATGGCGCGTAATGAATACGCCAAAGCCGTGGAGTCGCTGCAGCGCGTCATTGATCAAGACAGCGAGCTGGTCAGCGAAACGCTTGAAATGCTCCAGACCTGTTTTCAGCAGTTGAACAAACCGCAAGAGTGGGAAGCGTTCTTAAAACGCTGTGTTGAAGAGAACACAGGGGCGGGTGCTGAACTGATGTTGGCTCAGATCCTTGAGCAAAAAGAGGGCTCTGAGGTCGCGCAGGTTTATATTAATCGCCAGCTTCAACGGCACCCAACGATGCGAGTTTTCCACCGTCTGATGGATTATCACTTGCAGGAAGCGGAAGAAGGGCGTGCGAAAGAAAGCCTGATGGTATTGCGAGATATGGTTGGTGAGCAGGTGCGCACTAAGCCACGCTACCGCTGCCAAAAATGTGGTTTCACCGCGTTTACGCTCTACTGGCATTGTCCATCTTGCCGGGCCTGGTCCACGATTAAACCGATCCGCGGTTTGGATGGTCAGTAG
- the pyrF gene encoding orotidine-5'-phosphate decarboxylase: MNSTASSSSRVATDSPIVVALDYDNRDKALAFIDRIDPRDCRLKVGKEMFTLFGPQLVRDIQQRGFDVFLDLKFHDIPNTTARAVAAAAELGVWMVNVHASGGARMMNAAREALQPFGKDAPLLIAVTVLTSMEACDLADLGVTVTPAEYAERLARLTQNCGLDGVVCSAHEAVRFKSELGQAFKLVTPGIRPAGSDAGDQRRIMTPLQAQTAGVDFMVIGRPITQSANPAETLREIRASLLSVNE, encoded by the coding sequence ATGAATTCAACTGCATCCTCCTCCTCCCGTGTTGCCACCGATTCTCCGATAGTCGTCGCACTTGATTACGATAATCGTGATAAAGCCTTAGCTTTTATCGACCGTATCGACCCGCGTGATTGCCGACTGAAAGTGGGCAAAGAGATGTTCACTTTGTTTGGCCCGCAGCTGGTGCGTGATATCCAACAGCGCGGCTTTGACGTGTTCCTTGATCTGAAATTCCACGATATTCCTAATACCACAGCCCGTGCGGTTGCCGCAGCGGCTGAGTTAGGTGTATGGATGGTGAACGTTCATGCAAGCGGTGGGGCGCGTATGATGAACGCTGCGCGCGAAGCGTTGCAGCCATTTGGCAAAGACGCACCATTGCTGATTGCCGTTACCGTGCTGACCAGTATGGAAGCCTGCGATTTGGCTGATTTGGGTGTTACTGTAACCCCTGCAGAGTATGCAGAACGCCTGGCGCGTCTGACGCAAAATTGCGGTCTGGACGGGGTAGTTTGCTCGGCGCACGAAGCGGTGCGTTTCAAAAGTGAACTGGGCCAGGCATTTAAATTGGTTACACCGGGCATTCGTCCGGCAGGCAGTGATGCGGGCGATCAGCGTCGCATTATGACACCATTACAGGCGCAAACCGCAGGGGTAGATTTTATGGTAATCGGGCGTCCGATCACCCAATCTGCAAATCCAGCGGAAACGTTGCGTGAAATTCGTGCGTCATTACTTTCCGTAAATGAATAA
- the yciH gene encoding stress response translation initiation inhibitor YciH, producing the protein MKDDNSRLVYSTESGRIDEPKLAPVRPKRDGVVRIQRQTSGRKGKGVCLITGIDADDAQLTALAAELKKKCGCGGSLKDGVIEIQGDKRDLIKSLLEAKGMKVKLAGG; encoded by the coding sequence ATGAAAGACGATAACAGCCGTTTAGTGTATTCAACAGAAAGTGGCCGCATTGATGAACCAAAACTGGCACCGGTTCGCCCGAAAAGGGATGGTGTGGTGCGCATTCAGCGTCAAACCAGCGGGCGCAAGGGTAAAGGTGTGTGTCTTATCACCGGTATCGATGCTGATGATGCACAATTAACTGCGTTAGCCGCCGAACTCAAAAAAAAATGCGGTTGCGGGGGCTCATTAAAAGATGGAGTTATTGAGATTCAGGGCGATAAACGCGATCTCATTAAATCGCTGCTGGAAGCGAAAGGCATGAAAGTAAAATTAGCTGGCGGTTGA
- the osmB gene encoding osmotically-inducible lipoprotein OsmB, translating into MTLNNKKIAAVVLALTVATSLSACSNWSKRDRNTAIGAGAGALGGAVLTDGSTLGTLGGAAVGGVIGHQVGK; encoded by the coding sequence ATGACCTTAAATAACAAAAAAATTGCTGCAGTTGTGCTGGCGTTAACCGTTGCAACGTCTTTGAGCGCGTGTTCTAACTGGTCTAAACGAGACCGTAACACCGCAATCGGTGCTGGTGCCGGGGCTCTTGGCGGTGCAGTATTAACTGATGGTAGTACGCTGGGAACGTTAGGCGGTGCCGCTGTTGGTGGTGTTATCGGCCATCAGGTAGGCAAATAA
- the yciT gene encoding DNA-binding transcriptional regulator YciT, translating into MNSRQQIILQMVIDQGRMSVTDLAKKTGVSEVTIRQDLNLLEKKSYLKRAHGYAVPLDSEDVETRMMNNYSLKRHLADFAATLVNDGETIFIENGSCNALLARALAEQKKITLITVSSYIAHLLKDTDCEVVLLGGIYQKKSESMVGPLTRQFIQQVHFSKAFIGIDGFLPETGFTSRDMMRADVVNTVLEKGSETIVLTDSTKFGAMHPYTLGPISSINRVITDDGLSDNASQQLQESGVQLNIVKQFPLA; encoded by the coding sequence ATGAACTCCAGACAACAAATTATTTTACAGATGGTGATTGATCAGGGCCGCATGAGCGTGACCGATCTCGCTAAAAAAACCGGTGTCTCAGAAGTAACTATTCGCCAGGATCTCAACCTGCTGGAGAAAAAGAGTTACCTGAAACGTGCTCATGGCTACGCCGTTCCGTTAGACAGCGAAGATGTTGAAACTCGGATGATGAACAACTATTCGCTGAAACGTCATCTGGCTGATTTCGCCGCAACACTTGTTAATGATGGCGAAACGATTTTTATCGAAAATGGCAGTTGTAATGCCCTGCTGGCTCGCGCCCTTGCCGAGCAGAAAAAAATCACGCTGATTACCGTCAGCAGCTACATTGCTCATCTACTTAAAGACACCGACTGCGAAGTGGTATTACTGGGCGGCATCTACCAGAAAAAAAGCGAAAGCATGGTTGGCCCTTTGACGCGTCAATTTATCCAGCAAGTGCATTTCAGCAAAGCGTTCATCGGTATCGACGGCTTTTTACCTGAAACCGGATTTACCAGCCGCGATATGATGCGCGCTGATGTCGTCAATACGGTTCTGGAAAAAGGCAGCGAAACCATTGTTCTGACCGACAGCACTAAATTTGGCGCAATGCATCCTTACACGCTTGGCCCCATTTCCAGTATTAATCGAGTGATCACTGACGATGGTCTTAGCGATAACGCAAGCCAACAGTTGCAAGAAAGCGGTGTTCAGTTGAATATCGTTAAACAATTTCCGCTAGCCTGA
- a CDS encoding formate C-acetyltransferase/glycerol dehydratase family glycyl radical enzyme, which translates to MTQLNLNTLSQRINDHKEALIHIVKPPVCTERAQHYTAIYQQHQDKPLPVRRALALAHHLAQRTIWIKHDELIVGNQASHVRGAPFFPEYTVGWIETEIDELGDRPGAGFSISVADKAVMHEVCPWWRGQTVQDRCYGMFTDEQKELLASGIIKAEGNMTSGDAHLAVNFPLLLELGLDGLRAKVAERRSRLHLSDWEDLHKEQFLKAIDITFVALSDHILRYAALAKEMASNETRVARRDELLAMAENCEHIAHHKPTSFWQALQLSYFVQLVLQIESNGHSVSFGRLDQYLYPWYRRDVELEQTLGREQAIELLQSCWLKLLEVNKIRSGSHSKASAGSPLYQNVTIGGQTMVNGEAVDAVNPLSYAILESCGQLRSTQPNLSVRYHAGMSNDFLDACVQVIRCGFGMPAFNNDEIVIDEFIKLGISREDAYDYAAIGCIETAVGGKWGYRCTGMSFINFARVMLAALEHGRDATSGKVFLPQKHALSAGNFSQFDDVMKAWDTQIRYYTQKSIEIECVVDTVLEENAHDILCSALVDDCIERGKSIKQGGAKYDWVSGLQVGIANLGNSLAAVKKLVFEQGAIGQQQLAEALANDFDGLTGEQLRQRLINNAPKYGNDEDDVDLLLARAYQTYIDELKQYHNTRFGRGPIGGTYYAGTSSISANVPFGAATMATPDGRKATTPLAEGASPASGTDRLGPTAVISSVGKLPTSKILGGVLLNQKLNPATLDNPRDREKLMFMLRTFFEAHKGWHVQYNIVSRETLLDAKQHPDKYRDLVVRVAGYSAFFTALSPDAQDDIIARTEHTL; encoded by the coding sequence ATGACCCAACTGAATCTGAACACGTTAAGCCAACGCATCAACGATCATAAAGAGGCGTTGATTCATATTGTTAAGCCGCCGGTGTGTACCGAGCGCGCACAACACTACACCGCAATTTATCAACAGCATCAGGATAAGCCGTTGCCGGTGCGCCGTGCGCTTGCCCTCGCCCATCACCTGGCACAACGCACCATCTGGATTAAGCATGATGAGCTGATCGTGGGTAACCAGGCCAGCCACGTTCGCGGTGCCCCTTTCTTCCCGGAATATACCGTTGGCTGGATTGAAACGGAGATCGATGAATTGGGCGACCGCCCCGGCGCAGGCTTCTCTATTTCAGTAGCGGATAAAGCCGTGATGCACGAAGTCTGCCCGTGGTGGCGTGGTCAGACCGTGCAAGACCGTTGCTACGGTATGTTCACTGATGAGCAAAAAGAGCTGCTGGCGAGCGGGATTATTAAAGCCGAAGGGAATATGACCTCTGGCGATGCGCATCTGGCGGTTAATTTCCCTTTACTGCTGGAATTAGGGCTTGATGGTCTGCGGGCAAAAGTGGCAGAGCGCCGTTCACGTCTGCATCTGAGCGATTGGGAGGATTTGCATAAAGAACAATTCCTTAAAGCTATCGATATTACCTTTGTGGCGTTAAGCGACCATATTCTGCGTTACGCGGCACTTGCGAAAGAGATGGCGAGCAATGAAACACGCGTAGCTCGCCGTGACGAGTTGTTAGCGATGGCTGAGAACTGCGAGCATATTGCCCACCATAAACCGACCTCATTCTGGCAGGCCTTGCAGTTAAGCTATTTTGTACAGTTAGTGTTACAGATTGAATCTAACGGGCACTCAGTGTCCTTTGGTCGCCTCGATCAATATCTCTATCCCTGGTATCGCCGTGATGTTGAACTCGAGCAAACTCTTGGCCGCGAACAGGCTATCGAGTTGCTGCAAAGCTGCTGGTTGAAATTACTGGAAGTTAACAAGATTCGCTCAGGCTCTCACTCAAAAGCCTCAGCCGGTAGCCCGCTATATCAAAACGTGACAATTGGCGGCCAAACGATGGTGAATGGCGAAGCCGTTGATGCGGTGAATCCGCTTTCCTACGCCATTCTTGAGTCTTGCGGTCAGCTACGATCCACGCAGCCAAATCTGAGCGTGCGTTACCATGCGGGTATGAGTAATGACTTCCTGGATGCTTGCGTGCAGGTGATCCGCTGTGGTTTCGGGATGCCAGCATTTAACAACGATGAAATCGTTATCGACGAGTTTATTAAACTGGGTATCAGCCGCGAAGATGCTTATGACTACGCGGCTATCGGCTGCATCGAAACTGCCGTTGGCGGTAAATGGGGCTATCGCTGTACCGGCATGAGCTTCATTAACTTTGCACGTGTCATGCTCGCAGCCCTTGAACATGGCCGCGATGCGACCAGCGGAAAAGTATTCCTGCCGCAGAAACATGCGTTGTCCGCAGGTAATTTCTCGCAGTTTGATGATGTTATGAAGGCCTGGGACACCCAGATTCGCTACTACACGCAAAAATCTATCGAAATTGAATGTGTAGTGGATACGGTTCTTGAAGAAAATGCCCACGATATTTTGTGCTCTGCACTGGTGGATGACTGCATTGAACGCGGGAAGAGCATCAAGCAAGGCGGCGCAAAATATGATTGGGTTTCCGGCCTACAGGTCGGCATCGCAAACCTCGGCAACAGCCTGGCGGCGGTGAAAAAACTGGTATTTGAGCAAGGTGCAATCGGCCAACAGCAATTAGCCGAAGCGCTGGCTAACGATTTCGATGGTTTGACCGGCGAACAGTTGCGCCAGCGTTTGATCAACAACGCGCCAAAATATGGTAACGATGAAGATGACGTCGACTTGCTGCTGGCTCGCGCTTACCAAACGTATATTGATGAGCTGAAGCAATATCACAATACTCGTTTTGGTCGTGGCCCTATCGGCGGTACCTATTACGCGGGCACCTCATCCATTTCTGCGAACGTGCCTTTCGGGGCAGCAACAATGGCAACGCCGGACGGACGTAAAGCCACAACCCCGCTGGCAGAAGGTGCAAGCCCGGCCTCCGGGACTGACCGTCTTGGCCCAACTGCGGTGATTAGCTCTGTAGGTAAATTGCCAACCAGCAAGATTCTGGGCGGCGTGTTACTGAATCAGAAACTGAATCCGGCCACACTTGATAACCCACGCGACCGTGAGAAACTGATGTTTATGCTGCGGACTTTCTTTGAGGCGCATAAAGGCTGGCATGTGCAGTACAACATTGTTTCCCGTGAAACGTTGTTAGATGCCAAACAACATCCTGATAAATATCGTGATCTGGTGGTGCGTGTAGCAGGTTACTCTGCTTTCTTTACTGCCTTATCTCCAGACGCTCAGGATGATATTATAGCCCGTACAGAACATACCCTTTGA